In Fusobacterium sp. DD2, one genomic interval encodes:
- a CDS encoding polysaccharide deacetylase family protein produces the protein MNILMALSQLEVTGAEVYAVTLSNELIQRGHNITIVSDTLTKKTDANYIKIEFNKRGLLERVKQVKTLLRIIKEKDIHVVHAHSRASSWSCEIACKIAGIPLITTTHGRQPVHLSRKIFKAFGVKTIAVCENIKKHLIDELGVKEDKILVLRNPINSSLYSFNYREPGEIKTISIIGRLSGPKGEVTYKAVEKLSQLKDVIIQIIGGKELPPKFEKFKNNDKIKFLGYINDVPEKIKNSDLIIGAGRVAVEAILSGKPLIAIGEAEYVGLITSDNIGKALKSNFGDINYKNEENFNWNKLLYDVEHGFIMPEEKLLKLRETIKTEFGLNAITDKLEKIYDKEYVLKKRYDIPVIMYHRVIKDKSEGGVHGIYVTIEDFEKHLKYLKDNNYQTVTFKDLANNGYKHRFDRGNKFVILTFDDGYEDNYKYAFPLLKKYGFKSVIYLLSHLDYNKWDVDVKENPEKKFKLMDYKMIKEMEEYGIEFGGHTKTHQKLAELSFDEAAEEIYENKVALEEKLGHPLISFAYPYGSLNKNAKTLAENCGYQFAVATDSGDVCFSTDLFQIRRIGIFSTNSFLTFKRKVSGKYNFIKIRREEKERKKQK, from the coding sequence ATGAATATACTTATGGCACTATCTCAGCTTGAAGTTACTGGAGCAGAGGTTTATGCTGTCACTTTGAGTAATGAACTCATACAACGTGGACATAACATAACTATTGTCTCTGATACTTTAACTAAAAAAACAGATGCCAATTACATAAAAATAGAATTTAATAAAAGGGGATTACTTGAAAGAGTAAAACAGGTTAAAACTTTGCTCAGAATAATTAAGGAAAAAGATATCCATGTAGTTCATGCACATTCAAGAGCCTCTTCATGGAGCTGTGAAATTGCATGTAAGATAGCTGGAATTCCGCTTATAACTACAACTCATGGAAGACAGCCTGTTCATTTAAGCAGAAAGATTTTCAAAGCTTTTGGAGTTAAAACAATAGCAGTATGTGAAAATATTAAAAAACATCTTATAGATGAATTAGGTGTAAAAGAAGATAAAATACTTGTTTTAAGAAATCCTATTAACAGCTCTCTTTACTCTTTTAACTATAGAGAGCCTGGAGAAATTAAAACTATCTCTATAATAGGAAGACTCTCTGGTCCTAAAGGTGAAGTTACATATAAAGCTGTAGAAAAACTTTCTCAGTTAAAAGATGTAATCATCCAAATTATCGGTGGAAAAGAGCTTCCTCCTAAATTTGAAAAATTTAAAAATAATGACAAAATTAAATTTTTAGGTTATATTAATGATGTACCAGAAAAAATTAAAAATTCTGATTTAATAATTGGAGCAGGAAGAGTTGCAGTAGAAGCAATCCTTTCAGGTAAACCTCTTATAGCAATTGGAGAAGCAGAATATGTAGGACTTATCACTTCAGATAATATTGGAAAAGCACTAAAATCAAATTTTGGAGACATCAATTATAAAAATGAAGAAAATTTCAACTGGAATAAGCTTTTATATGATGTTGAACATGGATTTATTATGCCTGAAGAAAAACTCTTAAAATTGAGAGAAACCATAAAAACAGAATTTGGTCTAAATGCAATTACAGATAAATTGGAAAAAATATACGATAAGGAATATGTATTAAAGAAACGATATGATATCCCTGTTATCATGTATCACAGAGTGATTAAAGATAAAAGTGAAGGTGGGGTACATGGTATCTATGTAACTATTGAAGATTTTGAAAAACATCTTAAATATTTAAAGGATAACAACTATCAGACAGTTACTTTTAAAGATTTAGCTAATAATGGATATAAACATCGTTTTGACAGAGGGAATAAATTCGTCATTCTTACTTTTGATGATGGTTATGAGGATAACTATAAATATGCGTTTCCTCTTCTGAAAAAATATGGATTTAAATCTGTCATTTATCTCCTATCACATCTTGACTATAATAAATGGGATGTGGATGTTAAAGAAAATCCTGAAAAGAAATTTAAACTTATGGATTATAAAATGATAAAAGAGATGGAAGAGTATGGAATTGAATTTGGTGGACATACTAAAACTCACCAAAAACTTGCTGAACTTTCATTTGATGAAGCAGCTGAGGAGATTTATGAAAATAAAGTTGCTCTTGAAGAAAAACTTGGTCATCCACTTATATCTTTTGCATACCCATATGGTAGCTTAAATAAAAATGCTAAAACACTTGCAGAAAATTGTGGTTACCAGTTTGCTGTAGCAACAGACTCTGGAGATGTATGTTTTTCTACTGACCTATTTCAAATTAGAAGAATTGGAATTTTCTCAACTAACAGTTTCTTAACATTTAAGAGAAAGGTTTCTGGAAAATATAACTTTATTAAAATAAGAAGAGAAGAAAAAGAAAGAAAAAAGCAAAAATAA